In the genome of Vibrio sp. NTOU-M3, one region contains:
- a CDS encoding ABC transporter substrate-binding protein, whose product MEPWKRFTLLIIAVSSSVLLAAFVSPIKNEEPSAKPLTIAVSQTPLSAPFIALEHLRLDEKYNLNLRFLACAGGVVCSQKMFTGEADFATASESVVMFKSFERDDFVVLTSFVESANDLKLLTLESRGVERISDLQNKRVGIIKASASEFYFDSMLIANSLKGLDLERVYLKPTELNEKLVKGDVDAISVWEPYGYMLQADANEDIINLSLPGIYHLSFNLLSLNTTYQQNHEQTVRLLQALAESVDWINTNQEKARTLIAKKLNVPEDQLLWSWKDYVFRLSLSNALLSNLQMQARWAVDANLTQGKIPEFRAFMAIEALEEAIKLEVAVK is encoded by the coding sequence ATGGAACCATGGAAAAGGTTTACGCTACTCATCATTGCTGTTTCTTCGAGCGTTTTATTAGCAGCGTTTGTTTCTCCGATAAAAAATGAAGAGCCTTCAGCAAAGCCTTTAACGATTGCCGTTTCTCAAACCCCCTTGTCTGCGCCTTTTATCGCTCTTGAACATTTACGTTTAGATGAAAAGTACAACTTAAACTTGCGCTTTTTAGCCTGCGCGGGTGGTGTTGTGTGCAGTCAGAAAATGTTCACTGGTGAGGCTGATTTTGCGACTGCATCAGAATCTGTAGTTATGTTTAAAAGCTTTGAACGTGATGATTTTGTCGTACTGACCAGTTTTGTTGAATCTGCCAATGATCTTAAATTACTGACGTTGGAGAGTCGTGGCGTAGAGCGTATTTCAGATTTGCAAAATAAGCGCGTCGGGATCATAAAAGCGAGTGCCAGCGAGTTTTATTTTGATTCCATGTTGATTGCAAATAGTCTTAAAGGGCTTGATTTAGAACGAGTGTACTTGAAGCCCACTGAACTCAACGAAAAGCTTGTTAAAGGTGATGTCGATGCAATATCTGTTTGGGAACCTTATGGTTATATGCTCCAAGCTGATGCTAACGAAGACATTATTAATTTAAGTTTACCTGGGATCTATCATCTTTCATTTAACCTTTTATCTCTTAACACAACCTATCAACAAAACCATGAGCAAACAGTGCGACTACTTCAAGCACTTGCTGAATCAGTCGATTGGATAAATACCAATCAAGAAAAAGCTCGCACCTTAATCGCCAAAAAACTCAATGTACCGGAAGATCAGTTGTTGTGGTCTTGGAAAGACTACGTGTTCCGACTTTCACTGAGCAATGCGTTGCTTTCAAATTTGCAAATGCAGGCGAGATGGGCGGTTGACGCAAACTTAACTCAGGGGAAAATACCGGAGTTCCGCGCTTTTATGGCGATTGAAGCCTTAGAAGAAGCGATAAAGTTAGAGGTAGCCGTCAAGTGA
- a CDS encoding diguanylate cyclase, giving the protein MIESISRKLTVLFISTAFLIVLITYSLGKLHYEQKRIQQNIQAVIQIQSRVNMLRSQLWVFLQYEDSNSLEQVYIAQQRLSEKLSESTSYQDYITNLDKLNKSLAVLIEQERWLVESKQERHNFAEAKALLHSRYNMVVQNMTEELSYLEQHILKQSAERQTFALTSSAVQLLLFSIIVCGIAFMILKRFRQGVHFIRQAIDELGRGNFVSRMQCPLPNDEFVELAKYFNHMKQSLQNSIITKEELEQEIKRKTSTLELQKEQLVFLSERDPLTGLRNRRAFLRASEQAIMKANRTGLKIALFFIDLDRFKEINDNYGHDAGDEILRQFAFRIERSFRSTDFAGRWGGDEFVVCLDLLENYDGVMQKADEFVEYLKQPIDYEGQLLSVGASIGVSCFPGEGKDMNTLIKLADEAMYQAKRNNENHVFSYWLDNPTSNKIAG; this is encoded by the coding sequence GTGATTGAATCCATTTCGCGTAAGCTAACAGTGTTATTTATATCAACGGCGTTTCTTATCGTATTGATTACCTATTCTTTGGGAAAATTGCATTACGAGCAAAAGCGTATTCAACAGAATATTCAGGCAGTGATTCAGATCCAATCACGGGTAAACATGTTGCGAAGCCAGCTATGGGTATTTTTGCAATATGAGGATAGCAATAGCCTTGAACAGGTATACATTGCTCAACAAAGATTGTCTGAAAAGCTTAGTGAATCGACATCTTATCAGGATTACATAACAAACTTAGATAAACTCAATAAGAGCCTTGCTGTACTGATCGAGCAAGAGCGCTGGTTGGTGGAAAGTAAACAGGAAAGACATAACTTTGCTGAAGCAAAAGCACTGCTTCACTCACGGTATAACATGGTTGTACAAAATATGACCGAAGAACTCTCTTATTTAGAACAGCACATTCTTAAGCAGAGTGCAGAAAGGCAGACCTTTGCCTTAACCTCAAGCGCTGTTCAACTACTTCTGTTTTCCATCATTGTTTGTGGTATTGCTTTTATGATCCTCAAACGCTTTCGTCAAGGCGTGCATTTTATACGTCAGGCTATTGATGAATTGGGGCGCGGTAATTTTGTTAGTCGCATGCAATGCCCACTCCCCAATGATGAGTTTGTTGAGCTGGCAAAGTACTTCAACCATATGAAGCAAAGCCTTCAAAACAGCATTATTACGAAAGAAGAATTAGAACAAGAGATTAAGCGAAAAACATCAACCCTTGAATTGCAAAAAGAACAATTGGTATTTCTCTCAGAGCGTGATCCTTTAACTGGTTTACGCAATCGCAGAGCGTTTCTTCGCGCTTCAGAGCAAGCGATAATGAAAGCGAATCGAACTGGTTTGAAAATTGCCTTATTTTTTATTGATTTAGACCGTTTTAAAGAGATCAATGATAATTATGGGCATGATGCTGGTGATGAAATATTAAGACAGTTTGCGTTTCGCATTGAGCGAAGTTTCCGTTCTACCGACTTTGCGGGTCGTTGGGGCGGTGACGAGTTTGTTGTGTGTTTGGATCTGCTGGAAAACTACGATGGAGTGATGCAAAAAGCTGACGAGTTTGTGGAGTATCTAAAACAACCAATTGATTATGAAGGACAATTGCTTTCGGTAGGGGCCAGTATTGGAGTCAGCTGTTTCCCCGGCGAAGGAAAAGATATGAATACACTGATCAAACTAGCTGATGAGGCGATGTATCAAGCTAAACGAAATAATGAAAATCATGTTTTTTCGTATTGGTTAGACAATCCCACCTCCAATAAAATTGCAGGATAG
- a CDS encoding DJ-1/PfpI family protein, with product MAKVLMITGDFVEDYENMVPFQALLAMGHDVDAVCPCKKIGDSIATAIHDFEGDQTYTEKKGHNFTLNATFDEIEFAQYDALYIPGGRAPEYLRLNPEVIELVQSFINTGKPVAAICHGAQLLTAADVVKGKKVSAYPACAPEVTMAGGEYVALEMDQAITDGKLVTAPAWPAHPALLQQFTALL from the coding sequence ATGGCTAAAGTACTGATGATCACTGGTGATTTCGTTGAAGACTATGAAAATATGGTGCCATTTCAAGCACTGCTAGCAATGGGACATGACGTTGACGCCGTGTGTCCGTGCAAAAAAATCGGTGATTCTATTGCAACAGCGATCCATGATTTTGAAGGTGATCAGACCTATACAGAAAAAAAGGGACATAACTTTACACTCAATGCTACTTTTGATGAGATTGAATTCGCTCAATACGATGCGTTATATATTCCAGGGGGTAGGGCTCCGGAATACCTAAGATTAAACCCAGAAGTGATCGAGTTAGTTCAATCATTTATTAATACAGGTAAACCAGTCGCAGCCATTTGTCATGGTGCACAATTACTTACAGCAGCGGATGTTGTGAAAGGCAAGAAAGTTTCTGCGTATCCTGCGTGTGCTCCTGAAGTGACAATGGCTGGAGGCGAGTATGTCGCGCTAGAAATGGATCAGGCAATTACTGACGGTAAGTTGGTAACAGCACCTGCTTGGCCTGCTCATCCAGCGTTACTTCAGCAGTTTACGGCGTTGCTATAA
- a CDS encoding ribbon-helix-helix domain-containing protein has product MCQLFIQAEQDLWTSKTRSLRIDGVVTSIRLECFFWETLEEIAERDSLTVNQMITRLYRESLEAQHDISNFTSFLRVCCGRYLSLIADGAISRDRNSPLSEVDVECILAEERHREVLRTTIY; this is encoded by the coding sequence ATGTGTCAGTTGTTTATACAGGCAGAACAAGATTTATGGACCAGCAAAACACGTTCGCTGAGAATTGATGGCGTGGTCACTTCCATCCGTTTAGAGTGCTTTTTTTGGGAAACTTTAGAAGAAATTGCAGAAAGAGACAGCTTGACTGTGAACCAAATGATCACTCGTTTGTACCGAGAATCCTTAGAAGCACAGCATGACATCAGTAATTTTACTTCCTTTCTTCGTGTGTGCTGCGGGCGTTATTTGTCGCTGATAGCCGATGGCGCGATTTCTAGAGATAGAAACTCACCATTAAGTGAGGTCGATGTGGAATGTATTCTTGCTGAAGAGCGACATCGAGAAGTGCTCAGAACCACTATATATTGA
- a CDS encoding DNA-3-methyladenine glycosylase I, which yields MKLEKFEDIYYRAAKRKGGNENLETLLSSPLTSQEIAQIPNDRWLSAFSMKIFQSGISWNVVRNKWPNFEEVFFGFNIGPLLMLSDEQWDNKASDVRTIRHHAKVKSIQANAQMIHEASLQHGSFGNMIAQWPKSDITGLWGFLKKHGSRLGGNTGPYSLRQMGVDTFILSGDVESYLRNSKIIEGGKDTKRSLLAINKAFAEWQTQSGRSLSEISQTIAFSTGDNRL from the coding sequence TTGAAACTCGAGAAATTTGAAGACATTTACTACCGCGCAGCAAAACGCAAAGGTGGCAATGAAAACTTGGAGACATTGCTGTCTTCACCATTAACGTCTCAAGAAATCGCACAGATACCCAATGATCGGTGGCTATCTGCATTTAGTATGAAGATCTTTCAAAGTGGTATATCTTGGAATGTCGTTCGCAATAAATGGCCAAACTTTGAAGAGGTTTTCTTTGGCTTTAATATTGGCCCATTATTGATGCTCTCAGACGAGCAGTGGGACAACAAAGCCTCAGATGTTCGTACCATTCGCCACCATGCTAAAGTCAAATCAATACAAGCCAACGCTCAAATGATCCATGAAGCTTCTCTTCAACATGGTTCGTTTGGAAATATGATCGCACAATGGCCAAAAAGCGACATCACAGGCTTATGGGGCTTTTTAAAGAAACACGGTAGCCGACTCGGTGGAAATACGGGCCCCTATAGCTTGCGGCAGATGGGAGTAGATACATTCATTCTGTCAGGGGATGTAGAGTCTTACTTACGAAATAGTAAGATCATTGAGGGAGGAAAAGATACCAAACGCTCTCTACTTGCCATCAATAAAGCGTTCGCAGAATGGCAAACCCAAAGCGGCCGTAGCCTCAGCGAAATCAGTCAGACTATAGCATTCAGCACTGGCGATAATCGGCTTTAA
- a CDS encoding thiol:disulfide interchange protein DsbA/DsbL, with amino-acid sequence MKKLVTFVTTLLIAFGVQAAQFEEGTHYKVLDVEKSNSQKVTEFFSFYCPHCYKFEPVINNLKASLPKDAKFEKVHVAFMGNNMAVPMAKSYATMVALDVEKTLVPAMFKQIHELKSAPKNEKALRQVFIDNGVDGKKFDSTYNSFVVNSMQRAFDKQFEKSTLTGVPGVLVNDKYIVKPEKIKSFEEYNQLVNYLLTL; translated from the coding sequence ATGAAAAAACTGGTTACTTTCGTTACTACACTACTTATCGCGTTTGGTGTACAAGCCGCCCAATTTGAAGAAGGGACACATTACAAAGTACTGGATGTTGAAAAATCTAACTCTCAAAAAGTGACTGAATTTTTCTCATTCTATTGCCCACACTGCTACAAATTTGAGCCCGTCATCAACAACCTAAAAGCATCATTACCTAAAGATGCAAAATTTGAAAAAGTTCATGTGGCTTTTATGGGAAACAACATGGCAGTACCAATGGCTAAATCCTACGCAACAATGGTCGCATTGGATGTGGAGAAAACACTCGTCCCTGCCATGTTTAAACAAATACATGAACTAAAATCAGCACCGAAAAATGAGAAGGCATTGCGCCAAGTATTTATAGATAATGGTGTGGATGGGAAGAAGTTTGATTCAACTTACAACAGCTTTGTTGTTAATTCTATGCAACGTGCCTTTGACAAACAGTTTGAGAAAAGCACGCTAACCGGCGTTCCGGGCGTATTGGTTAACGACAAATACATTGTGAAACCAGAGAAGATAAAAAGCTTCGAAGAATATAATCAGCTAGTCAATTACTTGCTGACACTGTAA